A genomic window from Centroberyx gerrardi isolate f3 chromosome 14, fCenGer3.hap1.cur.20231027, whole genome shotgun sequence includes:
- the LOC139926887 gene encoding solute carrier family 46 member 2-like, which yields MTALQIIVKDRCTNASNATNSTNSSAINSTSMEDSLQNAMSSFYMIYRPLIQLVPILPGLFLAWLGDRGWRKAPIVAPLVGFMLSRLLLLLMLLLDWPLEILWPEAILLGLSGGFGVYWGGTMALVSLGSTEQDRSKFMMRAELVNGLAGLVGCAVSGHLFSLSTGSLRPGVVTMVVCLLLYAFCLLYTIFFLQVKQIAPNDHKHQREAKTTAPSGQCGRILNIVLLLAGGILYNAAVCASKNILVVFELKEPLHWNAEEVGYGNASGFVIIISSFLGAMVMSRWVSDHTLITIGMLSFSTGIFLMAFVTTTYMFYIARTLTLFALIPMPIIRSLMSQQVQGSSYGMVLTSLQLSMKVSSVGYIPLYTKIYQQSLSWFPGFVFILSSIITILAIIPISILRSGLAKRCSCQRETDEQDLLPPQET from the exons ATGACGGCGCTGCAGATAATAGTGAAGGACCGATGCACCAATGCCTCCAACGCCACCAACTCCACCAACTCCAGTGCCATTAACTCCACATCCATGGAGGACAGCTTGCAGAATGCCATGTCCAGCTTCTACATGATTTACAGGCCACTGATCCAACTGGTGCCCATTCTCCCAGGCCTGTTTCTGGCCTGGCTGGGAGACCGGGGCTGGAGGAAGGCCCCCATCGTGGCCCCACTGGTGGGCTTCATGCTGTCCAGActtctgctgctgttgatgtTGCTGCTGGACTGGCCTCTGGAGATCTTGTGGCCCGAGGCGATTCTGCTGGGACTGTCCGGTGGCTTTGGCGTGTACTGGGGCGGCACCATGGCGCTGGTGTCTCTGGGCTCTACGGAACAAGACCGGTCCAAATTCATGATGAGAGCAGAGCTGGTAAATGGGCTGGCAGGCCTGGTGGGCTGTGCGGTGTCCGGACACTTGTTCAGCCTCAGCACTGGCAGCTTGAGACCAGGGGTCGTGACAATGGTGGTGTGTTTACTGCTCTACGCATTCTGCCTGCTCTACACTATTTTCTTCCTGCAG GTCAAACAGATCGCACCCAATGACCACAAGCACCAGAGAGAGGCCAAAACCACCgcaccatctggccaatgtggGAGAATACTGAACATTGTGCTGCTGTTGGCTGGGGGAATCCTGTACAATGCTGCAGTTTGTGCATCCAAAAACATCCTGGTTGTATTTGAACTGAAGGAGCCGCTCCACTGGAATGCTGAAGAG GTGGGTTATGGAAATGCCTCCGGCTTCGTCATTATCATCTCCAGCTTCCTGGGTGCCATGGTCATGTCACGATGGGTCAGTGATCACACTCTGATCACCATCGGCATGCTGTCGTTCTCAACCGGCATATTCCTCATGGCTTTCGTCACAACTACATACATGTTCTACATAG CCCGCACTCTGACCCTGTTTGCCCTGATCCCCATGCCAATCATCCGGTCTCTAATGTCCCAGCAAGTGCAAGGATCTTCTTATG GTATGGTCCTAACTTCTCTGCAGCTGTCTATGAAAGTCTCCAGTGTGGGCTACATCCCCCTCTACACCAAGATTTACCAGCAGAGTCTCAGCTGGTTCCCTGGCTTTGTCTTTATCTTGTCCAGCATCATCACCATACTGGCAATTATACCCATAAG
- the rpl10 gene encoding large ribosomal subunit protein uL16 yields MGRRPARCYRYCKNKPYPKSRFCRGVPDPKIRIFDLGRKKAKVDEFPLCGHMVSDEYEQLSSEALEAARICANKYMVKTCGKDGFHIRVRLHPFHVIRINKMLSCAGADRLQTGMRGAFGKPQGTVARVHIGQVIMSVRTKAQNKEHVVEALRRAKFKFPGRQKIHISKKYGFTKFNTCDFDEMMAEKRLISDGCGVKYIPSRGPLTRWKALHAI; encoded by the exons ATGGGCCGCCGTCCAGCCCGCTG CTACAGATACTGCAAGAACAAGCCCTACCCCAAGTCCCGTTTCTGTAGGGGTGTGCCTG ATCCCAAGATCAGGATCTTCGACTTGGGCAGGAAGAAGGCCAAGGTAGATGAGTTCCCCCTGTGCGGTCACATGGTCTCTGACGAGTACGAGCAGCTGTCCTCAGAAG CTCTGGAGGCTGCCCGTATCTGTGCTAACAAGTACATGGTGAAGACCTGCGGTAAGGACGGTTTCCACATCCGCGTGCGTCTGCATCCCTTCCATGTCATCCGCATCAACAAAATGTTATCCTGCGCTGGGGCTGATAG GCTCCAGACTGGAATGCGCGGTGCTTTCGGTAAGCCCCAGGGCACCGTGGCCCGTGTGCACATTGGTCAGGTGATCATGTCTGTGCGTACCAAGGCCCAGAACAAGGAGCACGTGGTCGAGGCTCTCCGCAGAGCCAAGTTCAAGTTCCCTGGACGCCAGAAG ATCCACATCTCCAAGAAGTACGGCTTCACCAAGTTCAACACCTGCGACTTTGACGAGATGATGGCTGAGAAGCGTCTGATTTCCGACGGCTGCGGGGTGAAGTACATCCCCAGCAGAGGCCCTCTGACCCGCTGGAAGGCCCTGCACGCCATCTAG